A window of Haloarcula taiwanensis genomic DNA:
TCGACTCCGTATCAAATCCAGTTGGGTCGACAATCCCGACCGAGACGTTCGAACCCGTGACACCGGCCGCGTGGAGCTCGGTGAACTGGCCGGCGGAACCGTTTGCCATCGATACTGACTTGAGACCTCCCCTATCCGGACGGGCGTCCGTCGGCCCTGTTACTGCGAGAACTGCGATGCTACCAGTGAGCGACGCGATTGCGACGACGGCCAACAGCAGTACAGTCCGATCACGCACCGCGGACCACCTGTCGCGATAGTACCGCCGGCACGTGGAGCGCCGGGCGCTTAGGGAACACTGGTCCAGTATCGAGCGCCGTACGGAACTGCTCGGCTACTCGGTGCGACATATCACAGCACACGTCGGCTGTGACAACAGACAGACGAAAATTCACACAGAACAAGTCTAACCGGCGTACACGTCGTTTCATGATTACGTTCGGTCTGTGGTGTGGCTCCAAACTGGACTCCAAACGCACTGTGAGTCGCGCAATTGACAACGGGGTCGACGGGCTATGTCCGTTGTCGTGTGGACAACCGGATTGGACGGATTCCGATCCTCGGAAACCGATAGGGGGGAGGGCGCTGGCAGCCGGGACCAGTCTCAGGCGGTCGCCGGCGTTTGATCCGTTGAGCGGGAGCATACTAAAGCTATCAGAGACTAAAAACCAGTTTTAAACGTCAGCCTCACAGGCCGCGACCAATTCACACGTTGAACAGTTATGCTCGACGAATTCGCACCGGAATCCGAGATAGAAGTTCATTTTGGCTCGGCCATCAGATGCCGACCTGATGTTGCGCCCTGATACTGGCCTGCCGAGCTTCAGCGGCGGGCCGTTGATTCCCGTTGCAACGTACTTCCTTGTGATTACCGTCCTCGCCGGACTGGTGACCATCTCCCCCGGCGCATCGCCGCCCCCTATCTTGGGAATGATGTGGGGTGTCGGCCTCGTTGCACTCACGGCCGGTGCGCTCAGTATCGAGTCCGTCTCACCGCGCTCTCTGTTCCCGCCTGTTCGCACATTCGGTCCCGCCATTGGAGTCGTCGCCGCGTTCTGGGGACTGTACAACCTTGTTGCGCTCGCCCTCGCACTGGGTGGCGTCTCCGGGTTCGAAGCCTCACTGTCGAGAACCGCTGCCCACCCGCTGCTGTATCTCGCAGCGCTTTTCAGTTCGCTTCTGTTCACCGCTATCCCGGAAGAATTTCTCTTCCGTGCGTACCTGCAACAGAAATTCACAAGGCTGGTCGGCGGGACGACTGTGCGCGCGGTGCTGTCTGGCATCGGCCTCGCCGCGGCCCTGTTCGCCCTGTTTCACCTCCCGCGGTGGTTCCTCGCATCGGGGCACGGTGTTAGCTCGGCGCTCGCAGGCAGACTCATCGGATTGACGCTCATGGGGCTGGCCTACGGGAGCGTGTACGCATTGACGGGCAACCTCTGGCTCGTCGCGCTGTTCCACGCATCGATGAATTACCCGCCTCTCCTCGTCACGGTGACCGTCCCATCCGAGCTACATCTGGTGGTCAGTGTGCTCGAAAACACGGTCATGGTTTCGCTGGTCTACCTGACTCTCCGTCTGTCAGGGCACGACAGTACACCGTTTACAGCGTCACAGAGGGGGATGTCTGCCTCGACTGGGGAATAGATTCACCGGGGTTTTCGGGCTCTCTGGGTGCGTTCCAACCTATTATAGATGTGGAGCGGCCCCCTGAACTTCGCTGTCACTAGCTTACTGCGAATAATACATTATAATTGACTAGTTATAAGTGACAGCTATACTACGTGATATATGGTTGTGCTAACCAATGTCAATGAACGCTGTTGTGTACAAGGGACCGAAGGAAGTGGCTGTCGAAGAAGTCGATGAACCAGAAATAGAGCATCCGAACGACGTACTCATCGACATCACGACGAGCTGTATCTGCGGGTCCGACCTCCACATGTACGAGGGGCGGACCGCGGCGGAGCCCGGTATCGTGTTCGGCCACGAGAACATGGGTATCGTCACCGAAGTCGGCGACGCCGTCTCCTCACTGGAAGCAGGCGACCGCGTCGTCGCACCGTTCAATGTCGCCTGTGGCTTCTGTGAGAACTGCGAGAGCGGGTACACGGGGTTCTGTACGAACGTCAATCCCGGCTTCGCTGGCGGAGCCTACGGGTACGTCGCCATGGGGCCGTACAAAGGCGGGCAGGCCGAGAAGCTCCGCATTCCCTACGCGGACTTCAACGCACTCAAACTCCCGGAAGGTGACGGGCACGAAGACGCGTTTTCGCTGCTCGCGGACATTTTCCCGACAGGCTGGCACGGGACAGAACTCGCCAACCTCGAACCGGGCGACTCCGTCGCCATCTACGGAGCCGGTCCGGTCGGGCTGATGGCCGCGTATAGTGCGAAGATCAAGGGTGCGGCCGAAATATACTCTATCGACCGCGTCCCGAGCCGGCTCGAACTGGCCGAGGAACACTGTGACGCGACACCGATCAACTTCGAGGAGGGCGATCCGGTCGAGCAGATCAAAGAGCAACACGGCAGCGGTGTCGACAAGGGTGTCGACGCCGTCGGGTACCAGGCCATCGACCCGGACAAGGAAGCCGACGACGCGTACGACCCCGCGCGGGAGAACCCGGCCGTGGTCATCAACAACCTCATCCGGACGGTGAAACCGACCGGCGAACTGGGAATTCCGGGACTCTACGTTCCTGAGGACCCGGGCGCTCCGGACGACATGGCCGCACAGGGTCGCCTCGGAATCGACTTCGGACTGCTCTTCGAGAAGGGGCAGGCCCTCGGGACCGGCCAGTGTAATGTCAAGTCCTACAACCGAGAGCTTCGCGACCTGATCATCGAAGGTCGCGCCGACCCCAGTTGGGTGGTTTCCCACCGTGTCGACCTCGAGAAGGCCCCCGAAATGTACGAGGCCTTCGACAACCGAGAAGAGGGCGTCACCAAGGTGCTGCTGGAGCCCTGACACCAGAGCCAGCGACCCATTTTTCGGCGATAGCTATACATCCTGCTCCCCAGTATGAGCAGCTATGTGTCAGTACTGTAGCTACCGGTTCCACGACGGCTGGACGCAGCTCCTGTCCTATGATGACGTTTATCAGGACGCGATGGGCGGCGACTCCGAGTCCACCTATGGGTTTCACGAGTCGTGGGACGAACTCCGCGATGAGGTGGGGTACGGCGCACCCTGACTCACCCTTCCCGCGGGAACGGATCGCTGGCAAAGGGTTCCGTTCGCTCTTTGTCCGTGGCCAGACAGTCGTCAAGTTCACCGATGAGTGCATCCCCGTCCATCTCCTGCCCGATGAAGACGAGCCGCGTGGACGGGTCGTCGTTGCCCCACTCGCCGATGGGTCCCGCCTGAACAGACGGGCCGGCCTGACTCACGCCCAGCACCGTCTCTGGCCTGCTGGCGACCCACGCAAACCCCTTGGCGCGGACGATAGCACCGTCCCAGTCGTCGAGCCAGTCATTGAACCGACCGGGGTGAAACGGTGTGTCTCGCCGATAGATGAGCGACTCGACGCCGTGGGCCGCTGCGGCCGACATCTCGTCGTCGTGTTCGTGGTCGGCATGGCTCTCTGCACCCTCCGCCCCGGCTAATGCCTGTTTCCAGCCCTGCTCTCGTCTGGCCTCCTCGAAATCAAATCGTCCGGTCCCGAGCACGTCGTCGGGGTCGACGTTGCTGTATGTGGTTCGATGGATGGACGCCCGGGGCTGGAGCGTTCTGATCGCGGCCTCCACGGATTCAAGCGCGTCGTCGGGGACCATGTCACACTTGTTCAGAAGGAGCACGTCACAGAACTCTATCTGGTCGACCAGCACCTCGGTGAGCGGCCGCTCGGGATCGGGTGCAGTGTCCGGAAGCGATTCCTCGGGGTCGAACGCTTTCCAGAACCCGTAGGCGTCGACGACCGAGACCGTCGTATCCAGATGGAACCCCTCCGGGGGGTCGCCCCCGTCCGGCCCGACGGTCAGCGTTCTTGCGATGGGGATCGGCTCGCTGATGCCGGAGGCCTCGACGACTAGGTAGTCGAACGACCGTTCTTCGGCAAGTCGCGTCACCTCGGTGACGAGGTCATCCTGCAGTCGGCAACAGATACACCCATTCGAGAGGTCTACGACGCCCTCCTCGCCCGTATCCGCCTCGTTCGCGAGAAGCTCGGCGTCGACGTTTATCTCCCCCATGTCGTTGACGACGACGGCGATGCGCCTGTCGCCGGGCTCGCTCAGCAGCCTGTTGACCAGTGTCGTCTTCCCAGCGCCGAGGGGGCCGCTGATGACCGTCATCGGAATCGAATCCGAGTCTGTAGACATGCTACCACAACGCACGTGTCAGTACGTAATAAATCCGGGTCCGGAACCGGCTCGCAATTGTAAACTGTGGTTGCCAACAGCGTTTCTTTGTCCCATGTCAGAGTTGGAACACCCGGTCAGTACAGGGAACCCAGATATTATCATGTTGGAGCCTGACAACTCAAGCACATAAATGCCAAACAGACTGAAAGAAGCGATAAAACAGATTCAAATTGTCAAGGAAGAAGTAGACGACCGCGAAGTTTCTGCGGAGTTGGAGCAGGCACTGGAAGCGCTTGAAAACGCGGTAGAGTCACTTGAAGACAACGAGTGATTCGTATCATCAGGGGATTCTGACTGGATCGGCCATGTTCAATTCGCATATCTACTTACCAATTTGGGTGTTCGAGTTTCAGGTGCGCTCCTGAATAGCGAGATCGCGCCAGAAACCACTGTAAAAGCCGCCGAGAGAACGGGCTTTATCTCGCCGCCTCCGGACATGTGACTATGAACCTACAGACGGAGACCTGGACTGATGTGGCGGATGTGGAGACGAATCTGGCGCTGCTTCCTGTCGGGAGTACAGAACAACACGGGCCACACGCCCCGCTCGGGACGGACACGCTCGACGCCGAGGCGGTCGCCGAACGCGGTGCCGAGCGCTACGACAACCCAGTCGTCGTCGCACCGGCAGTTCCCGTCGGTGTCGCCGAGGAGCATCGGGCCTTTTCAGGGACGCTATGGACCACCGAATCGACGTTCCGGTCCTACGTCCGGGACATCGTCGGGAGCCTCGCCAGCCACGGCTGGGACCGCGTGGTGCTGGTCAACGGCCACGGCGGCAACATCGACGCATTGCGTGAAGTGTCGGGTCGGATAACCCGCCACGACGAGGCCTTCGCTGTCCCGTTCACGTGGTTCAACGCGGTCGGCGACCACAGCGCCGACATGGGCCACGGTGGACCGCTGGAAACCTCGCTGCTCCAGCACACGAACCCGGAGACTGTCCACGAGGATCGGCTGGACCAGGCCGCAGACGGCGGCAGCGACCGCTGGGGAGAGTGGCAAAGCGGCGTCAATCTCGCGTTCGATTCCGACGAGTTCACGGAGAACGGCGTCGTCGGCGACCCGCGCGAGGGCAGCGCCGGCCGCGGGGAGACGCTGCTGGAACTGGCCACAGAGTCGCTCGTCGACCTCCTTGACGAAATCGCGGACCGACCTGTTGGACCGCGTGAGTAAGTGGTGAGGCAAAAGAAAATAAACTCTCTTAAAGTAACACTATCTGGACACACATCAAAACATTCCTTGCTTATTTACTTAGCAAATATCGGTACTGGGTTTACTACAGGACAAATTATATTCAAAAGAAGAATATAGAACCAGATACGGACTAAGTACTATTGTATTTGCCGCACCTGTTGGGAGATGTCACAACACCACGCACATCTCAATGTGTTGGCTGCAAGCAGCCGCGCCGCCTCAGTCGTCGCCAGCGCCTCGCTTCCGGACCTGTTTTCCGCCGGCATCTGGCGTCCGAAGCACCGTCTCGTCCGTCTCCGGCCCCAGCACTTCCACCCGCACGCTCGACACTTTGTACTCGGGGATGCCGGCGGTCGGGTCGAACGTCTCCCCGGTGAGCTTGTTGACCGCCCCCGCCGCGAAGTGCATCGGGATGAACAGCGTCCCCGGGCCGACGCGGTCGGTGACCTGGGCCTTGACGACGATGTCGCCCCGGCGGGACTCGACGCGGACGTATTCGCCGTCAGCGATTCTGAGCTTATCGGCCGTCTCGGGATGGACCTCGACGAAGCTCTCGCCGACGTGGCTCATCAGCCCCTCGACGCGGCGCGTTATCTGTCCCGTGTGCCAGTGATACAGCACCCGCCCGGAGGTGAGCGTCAGCGGGTACTCCTCGTCCGGTATCTCGCCGGGGTGGCCGCCGTCCGCCGGGACGAAGCGGGCCTTCCCGTCCTCGAAGTTGAAGTTCCCCTCCTCGTAGTCGTAGAGGTATGGCGTGCCCTCGTGGTCCTCGTCCCAGCAGGGCCACTGCAGGCCGTGTTTCTCGCCGGATTCGAGCCGGTCGTACGTCACGCCGCCGTAGATGGGCGCGAGCGAGTTGATCTCGTCCATGACCTCCCGCGGGTGGTCGTAGTCCCAGTCGTAGCCGAGCCGACGGGCCAAGGCCTGCGTGATTTCCCAGTCCTGACGGGCCTTGCCCGGTGGCTCGGACGTGGGACGGACCCGCTGGATGCGTCGCTCGGTGTTGGTAAACGTGCCGTGTTTCTCCGGCGAGGTGGCAGCGGGCAGCACCACGTCGGCGTACTCCGCCGTTTCGGTCATGAAGATGTCCTGGACGACGAGGAACTCCATGTCCTCCAGCGCTTCGGCGGCGTGCTGGATGTCCGGTTCGGAGAGCGCGGGGTTCTCGCCGACGACGTACATCCCGCGGAGGTTCCCCGCGTGGGCCTCGGCGAGCATCTCCGGCACTTTTAGTCCGGGTTCCTCGGGCGGTCGCTCGCCCCACGCGTCGGCGAACTTCTCGCCGACCTCGTCGTCGGCCGGGTTCTGATAGCCCGGGAGACTCCCCGGCAGCGTGCCCATGTCGCCACCGCCGCCCTGGACGTTGTTCTGGCCGCGGAACGGCGAGAGGCCGGCCCCGGGCTTGCCGACCTGGCCCAGCACGAGCGCGAGGTCGGCCATCGCGATGAGGTTCTCCGTCCCGTGGCTCTGCTGGGTCATCCCCATCGCCCAGCCGAAGACGACGCTGTCGGCCGCGGCGAGTGTCTCGGCCGCCGAGGCGAGTTCCTCCGGCGACACGCCCGCCAGTTCCTCGACTTTCTCGGGGGTAAAGGCCTGGACTTTCTCCCTGACCTCCTCGAAGTTCTTCGTGTTGCGCTCGATGAAGTCCTCGTCGTGGAGGTCGTTCTCGATGATGTAGCGAATCAGGCCGTTGAGCCAGGCCACGTCGTAGCCGGGGTTGGTTCGGGTGTACTGGTCGGCGTGTTCGGCGATGCCGACCTTCCGCGGGTCGAACACGACGAGGTCGGCCCCGTCGCGGACGTTCTGCTTGATGCGCGTGGCGAGCACAGGATGAGACTCCGTGGTGTTGGAGCCGCTGATGAGGTAGGCGTCGGCCTCGCCGATGTCCTCGTTGATGCGGTTGGTCATCGCGCCGTAGCCCAGCGTCTGCTGGAGCGCGGCGACCGTCGAGGAGTGACAGAGGCGCGCGCAGTTGTCGATGTTCTTCGTGCCAAGCACCTGCCGGGCGAACTTCTGGACGAGGTACGCCTCCTCGTTGCTCCCCTTCGAGGAGGCCAGACAGCCCAGCGCGTCGATGCCGTGGTCGTCCTGAATCTCGGTGAAGCGCTCGGCGACGTAGTCGAGGGCTTCGTCCCAGCTCGTGGGTTCGAGTTCGCCGTCGTCGTTGCGAACCAGCGGCTCGGTGACCCGCCGCTCGCTGTTGGCGAACTCGTGGCCGAACTTCCCTTTCACGCAGGTCGAGAAGTTGTTCGCGGGCGCGTCGTCGGGGTCCTCGACCGGGACGACCCCGAGCGAGTCGCCGTCCTTGCCCCACATCTCGAACCGGCAACCGACGGCACAGAACCCACAGGTGGTCTCTTCCTTGTCTATTTTCGAGAGGCGGTAATCGCTGACCGCGCTGGCGATGTCGAACAGGCGGCCCTCGGGCATCGTGTTCGCGGCGATGCTCTCGGCGGTGTGTTCGCCGGCGAGGAAGGCTTTCTTTCCGTAGTCCTTGGCGATGTCGCCGGCCCGGCGCTTAGCCTGCGAGGCGAACCTGGCGAGGCCTGTTTTCTCCGTCGCTCTCGGGTCACCGGGCTCGAACCCGCGGTTGGGGGCGGTGGTGTCGTCGATGGTCTCGGCGTCCTCGTGTTCGATGACGGTCCCGATGGAGTTCCGTTGCGTGAAGCCCGGCAGCGGGAGCGTCGCCGCGCCGCCGATGCCCTTCTCG
This region includes:
- a CDS encoding creatininase, which produces MNLQTETWTDVADVETNLALLPVGSTEQHGPHAPLGTDTLDAEAVAERGAERYDNPVVVAPAVPVGVAEEHRAFSGTLWTTESTFRSYVRDIVGSLASHGWDRVVLVNGHGGNIDALREVSGRITRHDEAFAVPFTWFNAVGDHSADMGHGGPLETSLLQHTNPETVHEDRLDQAADGGSDRWGEWQSGVNLAFDSDEFTENGVVGDPREGSAGRGETLLELATESLVDLLDEIADRPVGPRE
- a CDS encoding protease, producing MLRPDTGLPSFSGGPLIPVATYFLVITVLAGLVTISPGASPPPILGMMWGVGLVALTAGALSIESVSPRSLFPPVRTFGPAIGVVAAFWGLYNLVALALALGGVSGFEASLSRTAAHPLLYLAALFSSLLFTAIPEEFLFRAYLQQKFTRLVGGTTVRAVLSGIGLAAALFALFHLPRWFLASGHGVSSALAGRLIGLTLMGLAYGSVYALTGNLWLVALFHASMNYPPLLVTVTVPSELHLVVSVLENTVMVSLVYLTLRLSGHDSTPFTASQRGMSASTGE
- a CDS encoding aldehyde dehydrogenase, whose product is MNAVVYKGPKEVAVEEVDEPEIEHPNDVLIDITTSCICGSDLHMYEGRTAAEPGIVFGHENMGIVTEVGDAVSSLEAGDRVVAPFNVACGFCENCESGYTGFCTNVNPGFAGGAYGYVAMGPYKGGQAEKLRIPYADFNALKLPEGDGHEDAFSLLADIFPTGWHGTELANLEPGDSVAIYGAGPVGLMAAYSAKIKGAAEIYSIDRVPSRLELAEEHCDATPINFEEGDPVEQIKEQHGSGVDKGVDAVGYQAIDPDKEADDAYDPARENPAVVINNLIRTVKPTGELGIPGLYVPEDPGAPDDMAAQGRLGIDFGLLFEKGQALGTGQCNVKSYNRELRDLIIEGRADPSWVVSHRVDLEKAPEMYEAFDNREEGVTKVLLEP
- a CDS encoding cobalamin biosynthesis protein CobW, yielding MSTDSDSIPMTVISGPLGAGKTTLVNRLLSEPGDRRIAVVVNDMGEINVDAELLANEADTGEEGVVDLSNGCICCRLQDDLVTEVTRLAEERSFDYLVVEASGISEPIPIARTLTVGPDGGDPPEGFHLDTTVSVVDAYGFWKAFDPEESLPDTAPDPERPLTEVLVDQIEFCDVLLLNKCDMVPDDALESVEAAIRTLQPRASIHRTTYSNVDPDDVLGTGRFDFEEARREQGWKQALAGAEGAESHADHEHDDEMSAAAAHGVESLIYRRDTPFHPGRFNDWLDDWDGAIVRAKGFAWVASRPETVLGVSQAGPSVQAGPIGEWGNDDPSTRLVFIGQEMDGDALIGELDDCLATDKERTEPFASDPFPREG
- a CDS encoding formate dehydrogenase subunit alpha, with translation MSTDRSIPRVPDLHDPQPETPVTREFETGTANDPDVGTDADEPTTLTVDGEPVTVDPGSTIIDALQDLDDEVVSVDPGAEGVEDDADVPALCYYDRDGDCSDEIGPRSECRTCMVETEQHGLVPSCSFPAEDGLTVSTDTPDAEEARSVNLDLVLSNHNLRCTTCNGNGRCELQDAAISEGVDHPRYGVFDERDQYEPIDDTSSFIQIDRNKCILCNRCVDACNDVQVEGVLRIEGHGEDTRIGFQSDAETMHDSECVSCGHCATVCPTGSLTEKGIGGAATLPLPGFTQRNSIGTVIEHEDAETIDDTTAPNRGFEPGDPRATEKTGLARFASQAKRRAGDIAKDYGKKAFLAGEHTAESIAANTMPEGRLFDIASAVSDYRLSKIDKEETTCGFCAVGCRFEMWGKDGDSLGVVPVEDPDDAPANNFSTCVKGKFGHEFANSERRVTEPLVRNDDGELEPTSWDEALDYVAERFTEIQDDHGIDALGCLASSKGSNEEAYLVQKFARQVLGTKNIDNCARLCHSSTVAALQQTLGYGAMTNRINEDIGEADAYLISGSNTTESHPVLATRIKQNVRDGADLVVFDPRKVGIAEHADQYTRTNPGYDVAWLNGLIRYIIENDLHDEDFIERNTKNFEEVREKVQAFTPEKVEELAGVSPEELASAAETLAAADSVVFGWAMGMTQQSHGTENLIAMADLALVLGQVGKPGAGLSPFRGQNNVQGGGGDMGTLPGSLPGYQNPADDEVGEKFADAWGERPPEEPGLKVPEMLAEAHAGNLRGMYVVGENPALSEPDIQHAAEALEDMEFLVVQDIFMTETAEYADVVLPAATSPEKHGTFTNTERRIQRVRPTSEPPGKARQDWEITQALARRLGYDWDYDHPREVMDEINSLAPIYGGVTYDRLESGEKHGLQWPCWDEDHEGTPYLYDYEEGNFNFEDGKARFVPADGGHPGEIPDEEYPLTLTSGRVLYHWHTGQITRRVEGLMSHVGESFVEVHPETADKLRIADGEYVRVESRRGDIVVKAQVTDRVGPGTLFIPMHFAAGAVNKLTGETFDPTAGIPEYKVSSVRVEVLGPETDETVLRTPDAGGKQVRKRGAGDD